Proteins from a single region of Apium graveolens cultivar Ventura chromosome 7, ASM990537v1, whole genome shotgun sequence:
- the LOC141672761 gene encoding receptor-like protein 7: protein MIMSNFITSYMAIIVMIISLQHHLAASLSPQEQKTALFQFKQSLTISTSTSCYYYDSFSNEYEIPSHPKSKNWSMSSDHCTWEGVTCEYKTGDVIGLDLSCSQLEGAILPNSTLFQLSYLRFLNLSNNDFSLSNEFPQEFGFFAKGLTHLNLSNNLFQGRVPSGISHLHKLVSLDLSFNDGVKLEDEVFESLLQNLTQLRVLNLEAAYISSVLPLNLSSSLEVLNLGNTGLYGVPSGISHLHKLVSLDLNYNKGVKLEDKVFKSLLQNLTQLRVLNLQPVNISSVLPFNLSTSLRVLNLMNTGLHGVLPQEVFHLPNLEFLHLGDNRDLKGVLPKVKWGSSATLQRLSLREINFNHGGIPDSIGYLESLAVLDLSFCNLSGPIPGSIENLVQLTYLGLKNNSLSGPILAPLANYTKLRYLYLNSNNFTSPLPSTFVAHSRDLIDVDLSGNGFTGAIPQSISQLVNLTRLDFSSNNFSGVLNMSMFSPLESLQYLSTLYSLGLSSCNMKEFPHLSKDAEISLRYVDLSNNDIEGGIPDWIGSVGSYLNIYHNKLIGGLEQLPWNNIEYLDLQHNELNGSLPDLICNSRYLEVLNLSHNKLSGVLPSCGTQLTSLSVFDLRMNNIQGSLPANLSNFRFLETINLNGNKLEGRVPSSFVEFNSLGVLDLGSNQINDTFPRCLEALPNLQVLVLKSNKFHGIMNTISKVEHPFPSLRIIDLSCNEFSGPLPVIYFRNFKAMMNGEVNKIKRSYMERQYYSDSTNLVIKGHEIQLNRILTVFTTIDLSKNNFEGKISEYTGNLLSLRFLNLSHNHLTGHIPPSIANLTVLESLDLSSNQLEGEIPGQLTGLYSLALLNLSYNKLRGHIPEGFQFNTFEIDSYVGNLGLCGKLLSKKCGHDNVTQEEDEEEEDDYFFGGFTWEAVVIGYGCGVVPAFIAGYLMLLARKPKWFAGIIAMELGLKVRRMEIKWR, encoded by the coding sequence ATGATAATGAGTAATTTCATCACCAGTTATATGGCAATCATTGTGATGATCATCTCCTTGCAACACCACCTTGCTGCTTCTTTAAGTCCCCAAGAGCAAAAAACTGCATTATTCCAGTTTAAGCAAAGCTTGACTATCAGTACTTCTACAAGTTGCTACTATTATGATTCATTTTCTAATGAATATGAGATTCCTTCACATCCAAAGAGTAAGAATTGGAGCATGAGTTCTGATCACTGCACATGGGAGGGAGTTACCTGCGAATACAAGACAGGGGACGTGATCGGACTGGATTTAAGTTGCAGTCAGCTGGAAGGAGCCATTCTTCCTAACAGCACTCTCTTCCAGCTCTCGTATCTCCGGTTCCTTAACCTTTCTAACAACGACTTCTCACTCTCCAATGAGTTCCCTCAAGAATTCGGTTTCTTTGCAAAAGGTTTGACACATCTCAACCTCTCTAATAATCTCTTTCAAGGAAGAGTTCCCTCGGGAATCTCTCATTTGCATAAACTGGTCTCACTTGATCTCAGTTTTAATGATGGTGTTAAACTCGAAGATGAAGTGTTCGAATCACTCTTACAGAATTTAACTCAACTGAGAGTGCTTAATCTTGAGGCAGCTTACATCTCCTCTGTTTTACCCTTGAATTTGTCTTCTTCCCTAGAAGTTCTTAACCTTGGGAATACTGGTTTATATGGAGTTCCCTCGGGAATCTCTCATTTGCATAAACTGGTCTCACTTGATCTCAATTACAATAAAGGTGTTAAACTCGAAGATAAAGTGTTCAAATCACTATTACAGAATTTAACTCAACTGAGAGTGCTTAATCTTCAACCGGTTAACATCTCCTCTGTTTTACCCTTTAATTTATCTACTTCCTTGAGGGTTCTTAACCTTATGAATACTGGTTTACACGGAGTATTACCCCAAGAGGTTTTCCACCTTCCCAACTTAGAGTTTCTACACCTCGGTGATAATAGAGATCTAAAAGGAGTATTACCCAAAGTTAAGTGGGGAAGTAGTGCTACTCTCCAACGCCTTTCTCTTAGAGAGATAAACTTCAATCACGGAGGTATACCTGATTCAATAGGGTATCTTGAGTCATTAGCGGTTTTGGACCTCTCATTTTGTAATTTGTCTGGGCCCATACCAGGATCCATAGAGAACCTTGTTCAACTAACTTATTTGGGCCTAAAAAACAATAGTCTCAGTGGCCCAATTTTAGCACCTTTAGCAAATTATACAAAATTAAGATATTTATACCTTAATTCTAACAATTTCACAAGTCCTTTACCCTCTACATTTGTTGCCCACTCCCGTGATCTCATTGATGTAGACCTGAGTGGTAATGGGTTCACTGGAGCCATTCCACAATCAATTTCTCAACTTGTGAACCTCACTCGCCTTGACTTTTCATCAAACAATTTCAGTGGTGTTTTGAACATGAGTATGTTTTCACCCCTTGAATCCCTCCAATATCTTAGTACACTTTATTCATTGGGATTGTCATCTTGCAACATGAAAGAGTTCCCACACTTATCAAAAGATGCAGAGATCTCATTGCGTTATGTAGACCTATCAAACAATGATATTGAAGGgggaattcctgattggattgGGTCAGTGGGTTCGTATCTGAATATTTATCACAACAAGCTAATCGGTGGTCTTGAGCAACTACCTTGGAATAATATTGAGTACCTTGATCTCCAGCACAATGAGCTTAATGGCTCATTACCCGACTTGATCTGTAATTCACGCTATCTTGAGGTACTCAATTTGTCTCATAACAAGTTGAGTGGTGTACTCCCAAGTTGTGGAACACAATTGACCAGCCTTTCGGTGTTTGATCTACGGATGAATAACATACAGGGGAGCCTTCCAGCAAACTTATCAAATTTCCGTTTTCTGGAAACTATAAATTTGAACGGAAATAAATTAGAAGGAAGAGTTCCTTCTTCTTTTGTTGAATTTAATAGTTTAGGAGTTCTTGATCTTGGAAGTAATCAAATAAATGATACATTCCCACGGTGTTTGGAAGCTCTTCCAAATCTCCAAGTTCTGGTGCTGAAATCAAATAAGTTTCATGGCATTATGAACACGATTTCTAAGGTTGAACACCCATTTCCTAGCTTAAGAATCATTGATCTGTCGTGCAATGAGTTTTCTGGTCCACTGCCAGTAATCTATTTCAGAAACTTCAAGGCTATGATGAATGGAGAAGTGAATAAAATAAAGCGAAGTTATATGGAGCGGCAGTATTACAGTGATTCCACCAATCTGGTGATAAAAGGCCATGAGATTCAGTTAAACAGAATTTTAACTGTATTCACAACCATAGATCTATCAAAAAACAATTTTGAAGGGAAGATTTCTGAATACACTGGAAATCTATTGTCACTCAGATTTCTCAATCTTTCTCACAATCATCTCACAGGCCACATACCACCTTCTATTGCAAATTTGACAGTGTTGGAATCACTAGACCTCTCATCCAACCAACTTGAAGGAGAAATTCCAGGGCAACTCACTGGTTTATATTCGCTTGCACTTCTAAATCTTTCCTACAACAAACTTCGAGGTCATATTCCAGAAGGTTTTCAATTCAACACATTTGAAATTGACAGCTATGTTGGTAACTTGGGACTGTGTGGAAAACTATTGTCCAAAAAGTGCGGACATGATAATGTGACACAAGAAGAAGATGAAGAGGAGGAGGATGATTACTTTTTTGGTGGTTTTACATGGGAAGCTGTGGTGATTGGATACGGCTGTGGAGTGGTGCCTGCATTTATTGCTGGATACTTGATGTTGCTAGCTAGAAAACCTAAATGGTTTGCTGGTATCATTGCCATGGAACTGGGCCTCAAGGTCAGGAGGATGGAGATTAAATGGAGATAA
- the LOC141671655 gene encoding receptor-like protein 7 encodes MSTDYCTWEGVTCEYKTGDVIGLDLSCSGLEGAILPNSTLFQLSHLRFLNLSLNNFSLSNQFPQEFGFFAKGLTHLNLSFTEISGRVPPGISHLHKLVSLDLNYNDGVKLEDKVFKSLLQNLTQLRVLNLYEVNISSVLPFNLSTSFRVLNLEYTGLHGVLPQEVFHLHNLEVLDLGGNFDLKPVLPKVKWGSSATLQRLSLSEINFNHGGIPDAIGYLESLASLDLSFCNLSGPIPRSIGNLVQLTSLDLGRNNLNGPILTLLNGPILTHIANIRYLYLNSNNFSGSIPQSISQLVNLTRLNFSSNNFTGVLNMSMFSPLESLEYLGLSHNHFLSVRSTGMSPLPPTLSILRLSSCNMKEFPHFSKDAEISLGYVDLSNNDIEGEIPDWIGSVGSVRSVYSVTSYLNISHNRLTGGLEQLPWNNIEYLDLQHNELNGSLPDLICNSSSLEVLNLSHNKLSGVLPSCRTRLTLLSVFDLRMNNIQGSLPANLSNFRSLETINLNGNKLEGRVPSSFVEFNSLRVLDLGNNQISDTFPQYLEVLPNLQVLVLKSNKFHGIMNTISKVEHPFHSLRIIDLSCNEFSGPLPVIYFRNFKAMMNGEVNKIKRSYMERQYYSDSTNLVIKGHEIQLNRILTVFTTIDLSKNNFEGKISEYTGNLLSLRFLNLSHNHLTGHIPPSIANLTVLESLDLSSNQLEGEIPGQLTGLYSLALLNLFYNKLRGHIPQGFQFNTFEIDSYVGNLGLCGKPLSKKCGHDNVTQEEDEEEDDDYFFGGFTWEAVMIGYVCGVVPAFIAGYLMLLARKPKWFAGIIARELGLKVRRMEIKWR; translated from the coding sequence ATGAGTACTGATTACTGCACATGGGAGGGAGTTACCTGCGAATACAAGACAGGGGACGTGATCGGACTGGATTTAAGTTGCAGTGGGCTGGAAGGAGCCATTCTTCCTAACAGCACTCTCTTCCAACTCTCTCATCTCCGCTTCCTCAATCTTTCCCTGAACAACTTTTCACTCTCCAATCAGTTCCCGCAAGAATTCGGTTTCTTTGCAAAAGGTTTGACACATCTCAACCTCTCTTTTACTGAGATTTCAGGGAGAGTTCCCCCGGGAATCTCTCATTTGCACAAACTGGTCTCACTTGATCTCAATTACAATGATGGTGTTAAACTCGAAGATAAAGTGTTCAAATCACTCTTACAGAATTTAACTCAACTGAGAGTGCTTAATCTGTATGAAGTTAACATCTCCTCTGTTTTACCCTTCAATTTATCTACTTCTTTTAGGGTTCTTAACCTTGAGTATACCGGTTTACACGGAGTATTACCCCAAGAGGTTTTCCACCTTCACAACTTAGAGGTTCTAGACCTGGGTGGTAACTTCGATCTAAAACCAGTATTACCCAAAGTTAAGTGGGGAAGTAGTGCTACTCTCCAACGCCTTTCTCTTAGTGAGATAAACTTCAATCACGGAGGTATACCTGATGCAATAGGGTATCTAGAGTCATTAGCCAGTTTGGACCTCTCATTTTGTAATTTGTCTGGGCCCATACCAAGATCCATAGGGAACCTTGTTCAGCTTACTTCCTTGGACTTGGGCCGCAATAATCTCAATGGCCCAATTTTAACACTTCTCAATGGCCCAATTTTAACACATATAGCAAATATAAGATATTTATACCTGAATTCTAACAATTTTAGTGGATCCATTCCACAATCAATTTCTCAACTTGTGAACCTCACTCGCCTTAATTTTTCATCAAACAATTTCACTGGTGTTTTGAACATGAGTATGTTTTCACCCCTTGAATCCCTCGAATATCTTGGTCTTTCTCATAACCATTTTCTCTCAGTCAGAAGCACAGGTATGAGCCCACTCCCTCCTACACTTTCCATATTGCGATTGTCGTCTTGCAACATGAAAGAGTTCCCACACTTTTCAAAAGATGCAGAGATCTCATTGGGTTATGTAGACCTATCAAACAATGATATTGAAGGGGAAATTCCTGATTGGATTGGGTCAGTGGGTTCAGTAAGGTCAGTGTATTCAGTGACGTCTTATCTGAATATTTCTCACAACAGGCTTACAGGTGGTCTTGAGCAACTACCTTGGAATAATATTGAGTACCTTGATCTCCAGCACAATGAGCTTAATGGCTCATTACCCGACTTGATCTGTAATTCAAGCTCTCTTGAGGTACTCAATTTGTCTCATAACAAGTTGAGTGGTGTACTCCCCAGTTGTCGAACGCGATTGACCCTTCTTTCAGTGTTTGATCTACGGATGAATAACATTCAGGGGAGCCTTCCAGCAAACTTATCGAATTTCCGTTCTCTGGAAACTATAAATTTGAACGGAAATAAATTAGAAGGAAGAGTTCCTTCTTCTTTTGTTGAATTTAATAGTTTACGAGTTCTTGATCTTGGAAATAATCAAATAAGTGATACATTCCCGCAATATTTGGAAGTTCTTCCTAATCTCCAAGTTCTTGTGCTGAAATCAAATAAGTTTCATGGCATTATGAACACGATTTCTAAGGTTGAACACCCATTTCATAGCTTAAGAATCATTGATCTGTCGTGCAATGAGTTTTCGGGTCCACTGCCAGTAATCTATTTCAGAAACTTCAAGGCTATGATGAATGGAGAAGTGAATAAAATAAAGCGAAGTTATATGGAGCGGCAGTATTACAGTGATTCCACGAATCTGGTGATAAAAGGCCATGAGATTCAGTTAAACAGAATTTTAACTGTATTCACAACCATAGATCTATCAAAAAACAATTTTGAAGGGAAGATTTCTGAATACACTGGAAATCTATTGTCACTCAGATTTCTCAATCTTTCTCACAATCATCTCACAGGCCACATACCACCTTCTATTGCAAATTTGACAGTGTTGGAATCACTAGACCTCTCATCCAACCAACTTGAAGGAGAAATTCCAGGGCAACTCACTGGTTTATATTCGCTTGCACTTCTAAATCTTTTCTACAACAAACTTCGAGGTCATATTCCACAAGGTTTTCAATTCAACACATTTGAAATTGACAGCTATGTTGGTAACTTGGGACTGTGTGGAAAACCATTGTCCAAAAAGTGCGGACATGATAATGTGACGCAAGAAGAAGATGAAGAGGAGGATGATGATTACTTTTTTGGTGGTTTTACATGGGAAGCTGTGATGATTGGATACGTCTGTGGAGTGGTGCCTGCATTTATTGCTGGATACTTGATGTTGCTAGCTAGAAAACCAAAATGGTTTGCTGGAATCATTGCCAGGGAATTGGGCCTCAAGGTCAGGAGGATGGAGATTAAATGGAGATAA